From Bacillus basilensis, a single genomic window includes:
- a CDS encoding spore coat protein CotJB — protein sequence MNQSLPEEYYQLLLELQELDFVLVELTLYLDTHPDDTAAINQFNDFSYKRRVLKQKMEEKYGPLQQFGNSYSNAPWEWSKGPWPWQI from the coding sequence GTGAATCAATCGCTACCAGAAGAATACTATCAGCTTTTACTGGAGCTTCAAGAACTGGACTTTGTACTAGTTGAACTTACTCTTTATTTAGATACACATCCAGATGACACCGCTGCTATTAATCAATTTAATGACTTTTCCTATAAACGAAGAGTATTAAAACAAAAGATGGAAGAAAAATACGGACCACTCCAACAGTTTGGAAATAGCTATTCTAATGCCCCTTGGGAATGGAGTAAAGGTCCTTGGCCATGGCAAATATAA
- the cotJC gene encoding spore coat protein CotJC encodes MWIYEKKLQYPVKVGTCNPALAKLLIEQYGGADGELAAALRYLNQRYTIPDKVIGLLTDIGTEEFAHLEMIATMVYKLTKDATPEQMKAAGLDPHYVDHDSALHYHNAAGVPFTATYIQAKGDPIADLYEDIAAEEKARATYQWLINQSDDPDINDSLRFLREREIVHSQRFREAVEILKEERDKKIFF; translated from the coding sequence ATGTGGATTTATGAAAAAAAATTGCAATACCCAGTTAAAGTAGGAACTTGCAATCCAGCACTCGCAAAATTATTAATTGAACAATATGGCGGTGCAGATGGAGAGTTAGCTGCTGCACTCCGTTACTTAAATCAGCGATATACAATTCCCGATAAAGTCATTGGCCTCCTTACCGATATTGGTACAGAAGAATTTGCTCATCTTGAAATGATTGCTACGATGGTTTATAAGCTGACGAAAGATGCGACTCCTGAACAGATGAAGGCAGCTGGTCTCGATCCTCATTACGTCGACCATGACAGCGCACTTCACTACCATAACGCAGCTGGTGTTCCATTTACTGCAACCTATATACAAGCTAAAGGCGATCCAATTGCCGACCTATACGAAGATATTGCGGCTGAAGAAAAAGCACGTGCCACATACCAATGGCTTATTAACCAATCTGACGATCCCGATATAAATGATAGCTTGAGATTCTTACGCGAACGAGAAATTGTCCATTCACAACGTTTCCGAGAAGCAGTTGAAATTTTAAAAGAAGAACGTGATAAAAAAATATTTTTTTAA
- a CDS encoding VOC family protein, with product MSIYDTYKKVIGTGGMNVETVKQFIVLKVKNLKETLYFYEGILGIKPSLERPQSDVTGVWYDADSTRISFVMNRMLGGQEKSVMNSCEVITFSISNIEKLKKKLAFYEILYTENKREKSIVVQDPDGYKLEVIEKDE from the coding sequence ATGAGCATTTATGACACATATAAAAAAGTAATAGGTACGGGGGGAATGAATGTGGAGACTGTGAAACAATTCATTGTATTGAAAGTGAAAAACTTAAAGGAAACTTTGTATTTTTACGAAGGGATTTTAGGAATCAAACCTAGTTTAGAAAGACCACAATCAGATGTAACAGGGGTTTGGTATGATGCTGATTCAACGAGAATTAGTTTTGTTATGAATCGCATGTTGGGTGGGCAGGAGAAGAGTGTTATGAATTCATGTGAGGTTATAACATTTTCGATTTCTAACATAGAGAAGTTAAAAAAGAAGCTAGCGTTTTATGAAATTTTATATACAGAAAATAAACGTGAGAAGAGTATTGTAGTACAAGACCCAGATGGATATAAACTTGAAGTAATAGAAAAGGATGAATAA
- a CDS encoding S-Ena type endospore appendage, whose product MSIICPDPCPPTPPPNPNCERVTNEFAGNFLITNNTIPSAKDASQSMILWQSDGILPISGTVSVYNSTSSTEAITIEIVGAVTNIFTVFPGNTISYTGKDLQSVSLTNIQNNPSLYLEGKYCCQFTCCL is encoded by the coding sequence TTGTCTATCATTTGCCCAGACCCTTGTCCACCGACCCCTCCCCCAAATCCAAATTGCGAGCGAGTAACAAATGAATTTGCAGGGAATTTCCTCATAACGAATAACACCATTCCCTCTGCCAAAGATGCATCACAATCAATGATACTGTGGCAAAGTGATGGAATACTACCTATATCAGGTACTGTCTCGGTTTACAATAGTACTAGCAGCACAGAAGCAATTACAATTGAAATTGTTGGAGCAGTAACCAATATTTTCACCGTGTTTCCTGGTAATACAATATCGTACACAGGAAAAGACTTACAGTCAGTCAGTCTTACTAATATACAAAATAATCCTTCACTATATTTAGAAGGCAAGTACTGTTGCCAATTTACATGTTGCTTATAG
- a CDS encoding TIGR02206 family membrane protein — protein sequence MEAYFSAHPLKPFIPYSRQHVLILFIMLVGIFFLYQYQDLLRQSEWNITVRYAIAFLFIGSEIGLHMWEWKAGIFELATSLPFELCTISLLLASIMIVTKSYRIYEIVFFTGIIGASQAILTPNLQYAFPHFRFIEYFIAHVLLIWAPLFMTWVEGYRPTVQSIKRTMIFLNILIPIVSFVNYKTGGNYMFLAHKPETASLLDMLGPHPYYIISLELAALIGCFILYMPFAKREKQVHKESLGS from the coding sequence ATGGAAGCTTATTTTAGTGCGCATCCATTAAAACCATTTATTCCATACTCAAGGCAACATGTCCTTATATTATTTATTATGTTGGTGGGGATATTTTTTCTGTATCAATATCAAGATTTATTGCGTCAAAGTGAGTGGAATATAACGGTTCGATATGCGATTGCATTTCTATTTATAGGGAGTGAAATTGGACTTCATATGTGGGAGTGGAAAGCGGGGATTTTTGAGCTAGCCACTTCATTACCGTTTGAGTTGTGTACGATTAGTTTGTTGTTAGCGTCAATTATGATTGTAACGAAAAGTTATCGCATATATGAGATTGTATTTTTTACGGGAATTATTGGTGCATCACAAGCTATTTTAACGCCGAACTTGCAGTATGCTTTTCCGCATTTTCGATTCATTGAATATTTCATCGCGCATGTATTACTCATTTGGGCACCGCTCTTTATGACTTGGGTAGAAGGGTATCGTCCGACAGTACAATCTATTAAACGCACGATGATATTTTTAAACATATTGATTCCAATTGTTTCTTTTGTGAATTACAAAACGGGTGGAAATTATATGTTTTTAGCTCATAAGCCAGAAACTGCTTCATTACTTGATATGTTAGGGCCGCATCCTTACTATATTATTTCATTAGAACTCGCAGCGCTTATTGGATGTTTTATTTTGTATATGCCGTTTGCGAAAAGAGAAAAACAGGTACACAAAGAATCGTTAGGGTCATAA
- a CDS encoding Ku protein yields MHTVWKGALSLGLLNIGIKLYSAVEENDIKFLSLHKECLTPIKYKKFAPDCTDEEIDDKDIVKAYEYAPHKYIIMDEKELAALQKAHEPRSIRIISFVQNNEIDSVLYDRSYFIGPTPGHEKSYLLLKEALERTNKLGLIHISIRKKQHLAIIRNFEDGLMLQTIHYPNEIRDITKTPNLPSNENYPIQKQELTAAINLIHHLTNPFEQEMYTDEYKEALTELIENKVEQQEKTETISPAPNIINIMETLQASIEQAQIKRENKKEQEAK; encoded by the coding sequence TTGCATACCGTATGGAAAGGTGCACTCTCACTTGGACTATTAAATATAGGAATCAAACTATACAGTGCCGTAGAAGAAAACGATATAAAATTTTTGAGTCTCCATAAAGAATGCTTAACACCTATTAAATACAAAAAATTTGCTCCTGATTGTACGGATGAAGAAATTGATGATAAAGATATTGTAAAAGCCTATGAATACGCACCTCATAAGTACATTATTATGGATGAAAAAGAATTAGCTGCATTGCAAAAAGCTCACGAACCACGATCTATTCGAATTATATCTTTTGTCCAAAATAACGAAATTGATTCTGTTCTCTATGATCGTTCTTATTTTATAGGCCCTACTCCAGGACACGAAAAATCGTATCTATTATTAAAAGAAGCTCTTGAACGTACGAATAAACTTGGTCTTATCCATATTTCCATTAGAAAAAAACAACATTTAGCTATTATCCGTAACTTTGAAGATGGGCTTATGTTACAAACCATTCACTATCCTAATGAAATTCGCGATATAACAAAAACACCTAACTTACCAAGTAACGAGAATTATCCTATCCAAAAACAAGAACTCACCGCGGCAATCAATTTAATCCACCATCTTACAAATCCTTTTGAACAAGAAATGTATACAGATGAGTATAAAGAAGCTCTTACCGAATTAATCGAAAATAAAGTTGAACAACAGGAAAAAACGGAAACAATCTCTCCTGCTCCAAACATCATCAATATTATGGAGACATTACAGGCAAGTATTGAACAAGCACAAATAAAAAGAGAAAATAAAAAAGAACAAGAGGCCAAATGA
- a CDS encoding spore coat associated protein CotJA yields MNKYMRSFVPYHSPLDPCPPIGKKYYSTPPNLFLGFQPPNLPQFTPKEALQKGTLWPVFYDYYENPYKKGR; encoded by the coding sequence GTGAATAAATATATGAGATCATTCGTGCCCTATCATAGTCCTCTCGATCCTTGTCCTCCTATCGGAAAAAAATATTATTCTACTCCTCCTAATTTATTTTTAGGCTTTCAACCGCCAAACTTACCGCAATTCACGCCAAAAGAAGCGCTACAAAAAGGGACTTTATGGCCTGTTTTTTATGACTATTATGAAAATCCTTATAAAAAAGGGCGGTGA
- the brnQ gene encoding branched-chain amino acid transport system II carrier protein, translating into MRTTLKPAQILSISLLLFAVFFGAGNMIFPPLLGLSSGENMWISITGFIITDVGLSLLAIVAVALAGGSFNTLASRVHPKFAAVFAIIIYLSIGPLFVIPRTGSVSYEIGIAPLFPDQWYSMLVFSAIFFTVVYFLSLNPSKLVDHIGKILTPILLVIIAIMATKAILSPGTFAEPVGDYKEIPFFKGFLEGFLTLDAIGALVLSTIVVNAIRQNGIQEKKSIAKYTIICGSIAALFLTIVYFLLGYIGASNGNLGQFENGGQLLATVMYQFFGTSGNVLLSIAIIFACLTTAIGVVSAFANYFATVLTNVSYKKLVLYVCIFSFVISNLGLSLLIKITLPVLIILYPITIILIFVSFIDKYTKRKPSVYIGAMIAAFIISCVHALDNVGMIPNFIANIVHTIPFYNLGIGWIIPAIIGGIIGYFIPQTEAEGEVSTK; encoded by the coding sequence ATGCGTACAACTTTAAAACCAGCGCAAATACTTTCGATTAGTTTATTACTATTCGCAGTTTTCTTCGGTGCTGGTAATATGATTTTCCCGCCTCTTCTCGGTCTTTCTTCCGGAGAAAATATGTGGATTTCCATTACAGGATTTATTATTACAGACGTCGGTTTATCTTTACTAGCTATCGTCGCTGTTGCCCTTGCCGGTGGTAGTTTTAACACTTTAGCAAGCCGTGTTCATCCAAAATTCGCAGCAGTATTCGCTATCATTATTTATCTTTCAATCGGCCCACTATTTGTTATTCCACGAACTGGATCTGTATCTTACGAAATTGGGATTGCACCACTTTTCCCAGACCAATGGTACTCTATGTTAGTTTTTAGTGCGATTTTCTTTACAGTCGTCTACTTCTTATCATTAAATCCATCAAAATTAGTAGATCATATCGGAAAAATATTAACGCCAATTCTACTTGTAATTATTGCAATTATGGCAACAAAAGCGATTCTTTCACCAGGAACGTTTGCAGAACCTGTTGGTGACTATAAAGAAATTCCATTTTTCAAAGGATTTCTTGAAGGATTTTTAACATTAGATGCAATTGGTGCTCTCGTGTTATCAACAATCGTTGTAAATGCAATTCGCCAAAACGGTATACAAGAGAAAAAATCGATCGCAAAATATACAATTATTTGTGGGAGCATTGCAGCTCTATTCTTAACAATTGTTTATTTCTTACTTGGTTATATCGGCGCTTCAAACGGCAACTTAGGACAATTCGAGAACGGTGGTCAACTATTAGCTACTGTTATGTACCAGTTCTTTGGGACAAGCGGTAATGTTTTATTAAGTATCGCAATTATTTTTGCATGTTTAACGACAGCAATTGGCGTTGTAAGTGCATTCGCAAACTATTTCGCAACAGTACTAACAAACGTTTCTTACAAAAAGCTCGTACTATACGTTTGTATCTTTAGCTTCGTTATTTCAAACTTAGGCTTAAGCTTACTAATTAAAATTACATTACCTGTATTAATTATTTTATATCCAATTACAATCATTTTAATTTTCGTATCATTTATTGATAAATATACGAAACGTAAACCTTCTGTCTACATCGGAGCAATGATCGCAGCATTCATTATTAGCTGTGTTCACGCACTTGATAATGTGGGAATGATACCAAACTTTATCGCTAATATCGTACACACCATTCCTTTTTATAACTTAGGAATCGGCTGGATTATTCCAGCAATCATCGGTGGTATAATTGGATACTTTATTCCGCAAACAGAAGCTGAAGGCGAAGTTTCTACAAAATAA
- a CDS encoding efflux RND transporter periplasmic adaptor subunit — protein MKKKNKVLITSVVAIGIAAGSYFAFAGGGSDVAMAYSGYKVTEKQIENAQKFGGEVIPSGIETISFDPTKGTYELSVKKGDEVKKGQLLFKYNDPTAKQGVTEAEMQKKIAQKEVTLFQKQIDTAKQKLQKDKNAGLPAEALKASEIEVQQLESQLEMKKFEVEKADEMIKAAKEKVNTLSITSPADGVIDDIVKIADEKTGMSGITLRHAGPFKVKGQLSEYELASMKVGQEVTVSSKTVAGKTWTGKVTEIGSTPLKSMDENKTVSNYQFTVTLDNSEELQNGFHVYVTSKSGEATGTIVPKSSIVKKGDKNIVFVVKDGKAKEQAVTIEFETDSEAKVSGVKKGEQIISKPEKDLKDGMEVVVE, from the coding sequence ATGAAGAAGAAAAATAAAGTGTTAATTACTAGTGTAGTAGCAATCGGTATTGCAGCTGGATCATATTTTGCATTTGCTGGCGGTGGTTCAGATGTTGCAATGGCATATAGCGGATATAAAGTAACAGAAAAACAAATTGAAAACGCGCAAAAATTTGGCGGTGAAGTCATTCCAAGCGGAATTGAAACAATTTCATTTGATCCAACAAAAGGTACGTATGAATTATCTGTAAAAAAAGGTGATGAAGTGAAAAAAGGTCAACTCCTTTTTAAATATAATGACCCTACTGCAAAACAAGGTGTAACAGAAGCAGAAATGCAAAAGAAAATTGCACAAAAAGAAGTAACATTGTTCCAAAAACAAATTGATACAGCGAAACAAAAATTACAAAAAGATAAAAATGCAGGCCTTCCCGCTGAAGCATTAAAAGCATCCGAAATCGAAGTGCAACAACTAGAATCACAACTTGAAATGAAAAAGTTTGAAGTTGAAAAAGCTGATGAAATGATTAAAGCAGCAAAAGAGAAAGTAAACACACTTTCTATAACAAGTCCTGCTGATGGCGTAATTGATGATATCGTAAAAATTGCTGATGAAAAAACAGGTATGAGCGGCATTACACTTCGTCACGCTGGTCCATTTAAAGTAAAAGGTCAACTTTCTGAATATGAGCTTGCTAGTATGAAAGTTGGGCAAGAAGTAACTGTTTCATCAAAAACGGTCGCTGGTAAGACTTGGACAGGAAAAGTAACAGAAATCGGTTCTACACCATTAAAGAGTATGGATGAAAACAAAACAGTTTCTAACTATCAATTCACTGTCACATTAGATAATAGTGAAGAATTACAAAACGGCTTCCACGTTTACGTAACAAGTAAATCTGGCGAAGCAACTGGTACGATTGTTCCGAAAAGTAGCATCGTGAAAAAAGGTGACAAAAATATTGTCTTCGTTGTAAAAGATGGCAAAGCGAAAGAACAAGCGGTTACTATTGAATTCGAAACAGATAGCGAAGCAAAAGTTTCTGGAGTGAAAAAAGGAGAACAAATTATCTCTAAACCTGAAAAAGACTTAAAAGATGGTATGGAGGTTGTCGTTGAATGA
- a CDS encoding DUF3992 domain-containing protein, with protein sequence MSCECSGSALTCCPDKNYVQDKVCSPWSGTVVATAIDNVLYINNINQNVVGTGFVKYDVGPGPITVEALDSAGTVIDTQTLNPGTSIAFTYRRFDSIQVVLPATPAGTYQGEFCITTRYPLS encoded by the coding sequence ATGTCTTGTGAGTGCTCAGGGTCAGCATTAACTTGCTGTCCAGATAAAAATTATGTGCAAGATAAAGTGTGTAGTCCGTGGTCTGGTACTGTAGTTGCAACAGCAATTGATAATGTTCTCTATATAAATAATATTAACCAAAACGTAGTGGGTACTGGTTTTGTTAAATATGATGTTGGACCAGGCCCAATTACTGTAGAAGCGCTGGATTCTGCTGGTACTGTAATAGATACACAAACATTAAACCCAGGAACGAGTATTGCTTTTACGTATCGCCGCTTTGATAGTATACAAGTTGTGTTACCTGCAACACCTGCTGGAACGTATCAAGGAGAATTTTGTATTACAACACGTTATCCACTTTCATAG
- a CDS encoding DUF2935 domain-containing protein, which translates to MERNYEESALFEHQFWLKVLSDHSQFLLDALASKEKEDIKKATYFVETFKNLLNKVQNVNLITFSKEAEQAAKEIRTFKLNIIQKQLEGKITIHFTPTFINHMVNEVEEYITVLEFLKKGEIPPVFHELHYHLVWLTDAAGHAGSISGGLDLVEKRLKEKSEEFEKHFEQFYLKAVEMTGYLRTELHHFPALKKFTKDVSLELKLFSHFLHEVEELELSNEILSALSARMADHMAREECYYLLKLAQSSGLEMPKCNPL; encoded by the coding sequence GTGGAGAGGAATTATGAAGAAAGTGCGTTATTTGAGCATCAATTTTGGCTAAAAGTGCTAAGTGATCACTCGCAATTTTTACTTGATGCGTTAGCTTCAAAGGAAAAAGAGGATATAAAAAAAGCTACTTACTTTGTTGAAACATTTAAGAATTTGTTAAATAAAGTTCAGAATGTCAATCTTATTACATTTTCAAAAGAGGCAGAACAAGCTGCAAAGGAAATACGAACATTTAAATTAAATATTATACAGAAACAGTTGGAAGGGAAGATTACAATTCATTTTACGCCAACTTTTATTAATCATATGGTAAACGAAGTGGAAGAGTATATAACGGTTTTAGAGTTTTTGAAGAAAGGGGAAATTCCACCTGTTTTTCATGAACTGCATTATCATCTCGTTTGGTTAACAGATGCAGCTGGTCATGCAGGCTCTATTTCTGGTGGGTTAGATCTTGTTGAAAAAAGATTAAAAGAGAAAAGTGAAGAATTCGAGAAGCACTTTGAACAATTTTATTTGAAGGCAGTTGAAATGACAGGGTATTTAAGAACAGAGCTTCATCATTTTCCTGCATTAAAGAAGTTTACAAAAGATGTTTCACTTGAACTAAAATTATTTTCACATTTTTTACATGAAGTTGAAGAATTGGAGTTGTCGAATGAAATATTAAGTGCATTATCAGCGAGAATGGCAGATCATATGGCAAGAGAGGAATGTTATTATTTATTAAAATTAGCTCAATCATCTGGACTCGAAATGCCGAAATGTAATCCGCTTTAA
- a CDS encoding YkvA family protein produces the protein MKKLISRLRVVFHVRRFVPFLFDFFTSKEVSIKKKILSIAFLVGYVVMPLDLIPDFLPFIGILDDIGIVLFILNRIVKMAPVQLQEKHNVNVG, from the coding sequence ATGAAAAAACTTATTAGTAGATTAAGAGTTGTATTTCATGTTCGCCGATTTGTTCCATTCCTATTTGACTTTTTTACTTCAAAAGAGGTTTCAATAAAGAAGAAAATCTTATCCATTGCTTTTTTAGTTGGTTATGTAGTGATGCCGCTCGATTTAATTCCAGACTTCTTACCGTTTATCGGTATTTTAGATGATATTGGAATTGTGTTATTTATTTTGAACCGAATTGTAAAAATGGCGCCAGTTCAATTACAAGAAAAGCATAACGTAAACGTAGGATAG
- a CDS encoding ABC transporter ATP-binding protein, with product MINLKGITKSFQNGAESVQILHGIDVTLNQGEFTSIMGPSGSGKSTLMNIIGCLDKPTTGAYELAGQNISNMSETELARVRNKEIGFVFQNFMLLPRLTALQNVELPLIYAGVDKKERRERSLAALTKVGLADRATHLPNELSGGQKQRVAVARAIVNNPKFILADEPTGALDTKTSTQIMDLFYELNKQGSTIIMITHDREIGEAAARQIVIRDGNIVQDWRG from the coding sequence ATGATTAACTTAAAAGGCATCACGAAATCTTTCCAAAATGGTGCAGAATCCGTTCAAATATTACACGGCATTGACGTAACACTGAACCAAGGAGAATTCACTTCTATTATGGGACCATCTGGTTCTGGTAAATCAACATTAATGAACATTATCGGTTGCTTAGATAAACCGACGACAGGTGCATACGAACTAGCTGGTCAAAATATTTCAAACATGTCTGAGACAGAACTTGCACGCGTTCGTAATAAAGAGATCGGGTTCGTATTCCAAAACTTCATGTTATTACCGAGACTTACAGCACTTCAAAATGTAGAGCTACCTCTTATTTACGCTGGAGTCGATAAAAAAGAAAGACGTGAGCGCTCATTAGCTGCTTTAACAAAAGTAGGTTTAGCTGATCGTGCTACTCACCTACCGAACGAATTATCAGGTGGACAAAAACAGCGTGTCGCTGTTGCACGTGCAATTGTAAATAATCCAAAGTTCATTTTAGCCGATGAACCGACGGGGGCACTTGATACGAAAACAAGTACACAGATTATGGACCTCTTTTACGAATTAAATAAACAAGGCTCAACAATCATTATGATTACCCACGATCGTGAAATTGGGGAAGCAGCAGCCCGCCAAATTGTAATTCGTGACGGAAATATCGTCCAAGATTGGAGAGGTTAA
- a CDS encoding DedA family protein, with translation MEQIILDIIEFLKQFSYFGVVLALTFEFIPAEVVLPMVGYWVYEGDMNFWLAVLAGTLGGTTGPLTLYALGYYGGRPLLIKYGKYFFIKEEQIQKADDFFEKYGPVVAFVGRFVPGVRTLISVPCGMAKMNIWKFSIYTFVAMFPLTTLYVYFGMKLGPHWAKAADVVGQYMLPILLVVVIVVGGILIYKFMKKRNRTESI, from the coding sequence ATGGAGCAAATTATTTTAGATATAATTGAGTTTTTAAAGCAGTTTTCTTATTTTGGAGTTGTATTGGCTTTAACGTTTGAATTTATTCCGGCAGAAGTCGTTTTGCCCATGGTTGGGTATTGGGTGTACGAGGGAGATATGAATTTTTGGCTAGCTGTATTAGCTGGAACACTTGGCGGAACGACAGGACCATTAACGTTATACGCACTCGGTTATTACGGTGGTCGTCCTCTATTAATAAAATACGGGAAATACTTCTTTATTAAAGAAGAACAAATTCAAAAAGCAGATGATTTCTTTGAGAAGTATGGACCAGTTGTAGCGTTTGTTGGACGCTTTGTACCTGGAGTTCGAACACTTATTTCTGTTCCATGTGGTATGGCGAAAATGAACATATGGAAATTTAGTATATATACATTTGTAGCAATGTTCCCGTTAACGACTTTATATGTCTATTTTGGAATGAAATTAGGTCCGCATTGGGCAAAGGCTGCAGATGTTGTTGGACAATATATGTTACCAATATTACTAGTCGTGGTTATTGTTGTAGGTGGTATATTAATCTATAAATTTATGAAAAAAAGAAACAGAACGGAATCTATCTAG
- a CDS encoding ABC transporter permease — MNTSENIRMALSSIFAHKMRSILTMLGIIIGISAIITIISMGDGTNAKFKKELGQGKDNEVTIYYNNPDYGTDNAKITADMLNRLQTVPGVKDVYPDVSMKVKASSGSKDVNLDLKGGTGAFMTDSKIKLVHGRELNDSELNQAIPAVILNEEAFNKLFSGWESNQYTDIKGKPYKIVGVYETKNDFGMPMPEGYTSLENAPVISGVNEYDSVRLTMTSPTERKSVEKQAVSVLNEMKAPKFEHKFEAQDLGEFTKQLDESIGMMKMVFGGIAAISLLVGGIGVMNIMLVSVTERTREIGIRKALGATRGKVLTQFLIESCILTGLGGFIGFMLGIFFAWIVSIFAGWPLVVSKELGLLAVGISMLIGIIFGLLPANKAAKLDPIECLRYE, encoded by the coding sequence TTGAACACGAGTGAAAATATACGCATGGCCCTTTCCTCTATCTTTGCTCATAAAATGCGTTCTATCTTAACGATGTTAGGTATTATTATCGGTATTAGTGCCATTATTACTATCATTTCAATGGGTGATGGTACTAACGCAAAGTTTAAAAAAGAATTAGGCCAAGGAAAAGATAACGAAGTAACGATTTACTACAACAATCCTGACTATGGAACAGATAATGCCAAAATTACAGCTGATATGCTAAACCGTCTGCAAACTGTACCAGGCGTTAAAGATGTGTATCCTGATGTAAGTATGAAAGTAAAAGCATCTTCTGGTTCAAAAGATGTAAATCTTGATTTAAAAGGTGGAACAGGCGCCTTTATGACAGATTCGAAAATAAAATTAGTTCACGGTCGTGAATTAAACGACAGCGAATTAAACCAAGCAATCCCTGCTGTTATATTAAATGAAGAAGCTTTCAACAAATTATTTAGTGGTTGGGAATCAAATCAATACACAGATATAAAAGGAAAGCCGTATAAAATAGTCGGTGTATACGAAACGAAAAACGACTTCGGAATGCCTATGCCTGAAGGTTATACGTCACTTGAAAACGCGCCTGTCATTTCAGGAGTAAATGAGTATGACTCTGTAAGATTAACAATGACCTCTCCGACAGAGCGTAAAAGTGTAGAAAAACAAGCCGTTTCTGTTTTAAATGAAATGAAAGCTCCTAAATTTGAGCATAAATTCGAAGCACAGGACTTAGGTGAATTTACGAAGCAATTAGATGAATCAATCGGTATGATGAAGATGGTATTCGGTGGTATTGCCGCTATTTCCTTACTTGTTGGTGGTATCGGTGTAATGAACATTATGCTTGTATCTGTAACAGAACGTACACGTGAAATCGGTATTCGTAAAGCACTTGGTGCAACGCGCGGTAAAGTGTTAACACAATTCTTAATCGAATCTTGTATTTTAACAGGACTCGGTGGTTTCATCGGATTCATGCTCGGTATCTTCTTCGCTTGGATCGTCTCAATCTTTGCCGGATGGCCACTCGTTGTCTCAAAAGAACTTGGACTTCTTGCAGTAGGTATCTCAATGTTAATCGGTATTATATTCGGTCTACTACCAGCTAACAAAGCTGCAAAACTGGATCCAATTGAATGTTTACGATATGAATAA
- a CDS encoding DUF3992 domain-containing protein, whose translation MGMRSSSLSCCSNKTLVQDQVCTDWSITGAGTQIVYTNNITQEVYGSGYVKYDVGAAPITVDFLVGATVVDTITVQPQSSGTFTVRYFTTVRITTTGTTVNQGEFCITVRYPIS comes from the coding sequence ATGGGAATGAGAAGTTCCAGTTTGTCTTGTTGTTCTAATAAAACGCTTGTACAAGATCAAGTATGTACAGACTGGTCTATTACAGGTGCTGGTACTCAAATTGTATATACAAATAATATTACGCAAGAAGTATATGGTTCAGGTTACGTGAAATATGATGTAGGTGCGGCTCCAATTACAGTTGATTTTTTAGTAGGTGCTACAGTAGTTGACACAATTACTGTACAACCACAAAGTAGTGGTACTTTCACTGTACGTTATTTTACGACTGTTCGAATTACTACAACAGGAACAACTGTTAATCAAGGCGAGTTTTGTATTACAGTACGTTATCCGATTTCATAA